One stretch of Akkermansia sp. RCC_12PD DNA includes these proteins:
- a CDS encoding DUF2971 domain-containing protein, which yields MSYENLINVLQNQSLKLILPQETNDVFECNPVFDPIWLEESAYSEANEVGFISFCSDYKSSAMWGLYGDSHKGVCIEFEFPYTSIDDTRPELEYHLDFDHEAALLEHESEGKSLILSDVKYSNQRVAFLNEEELKREFELLSDKPDDYKNWCKERHQETYVESLHRKDIVWQGEKEKRILFNLWRDGIISRGELFFVKGLNKYIRRILLGWKCSRSTNKTVLIVNNTLVQEAVYIVNVERVHARFDTFDVYTDSEEPYNINIF from the coding sequence ATGAGCTATGAGAACCTCATAAATGTTTTGCAAAACCAGTCTCTAAAACTCATTCTTCCTCAAGAAACTAATGATGTTTTTGAATGTAATCCTGTTTTTGATCCAATTTGGTTAGAAGAATCGGCTTATAGTGAAGCCAATGAGGTTGGTTTCATTAGTTTTTGCTCCGATTATAAATCTTCCGCAATGTGGGGATTATATGGAGATAGCCATAAGGGCGTCTGTATTGAATTCGAATTTCCATATACTTCAATAGATGATACTCGCCCCGAATTAGAGTATCATTTAGATTTTGATCATGAAGCAGCATTATTAGAACATGAATCTGAGGGAAAGAGTTTGATTTTAAGTGATGTAAAGTATTCAAATCAACGAGTAGCTTTTTTAAATGAAGAAGAACTAAAAAGAGAATTCGAGTTATTATCTGATAAACCCGATGATTATAAAAATTGGTGTAAAGAAAGGCATCAAGAAACTTATGTTGAGAGCTTGCATCGAAAAGACATTGTTTGGCAAGGAGAGAAGGAAAAAAGAATTTTATTTAATCTATGGCGAGATGGCATAATCTCGCGTGGAGAATTATTTTTTGTGAAAGGATTGAATAAATACATTAGACGTATTTTATTAGGTTGGAAATGTTCAAGAAGTACAAATAAAACAGTGCTCATAGTAAACAATACATTGGTTCAAGAAGCCGTATATATTGTCAATGTAGAACGTGTACATGCAAGATTTGATACGTTTGATGTATATACTGATAGCGAGGAACCTTATAATATTAATATTTTTTAA
- a CDS encoding DUF3892 domain-containing protein has product MILATKIHFKYGSPSYPNEQDIQSIYLSGEGLEGFYPKEQVYDMLVQGKIIRGNIYPYPALEEMTSFKGEKYVRSMPNESKHDNLLNLPRV; this is encoded by the coding sequence ATGATTTTGGCGACAAAGATTCATTTCAAATACGGCAGTCCTTCCTATCCAAATGAACAAGATATCCAGTCCATTTACCTGTCAGGAGAAGGATTGGAAGGGTTTTATCCCAAGGAACAAGTTTACGACATGCTTGTTCAAGGAAAGATTATCAGGGGCAACATTTACCCCTATCCTGCATTGGAAGAAATGACGAGTTTCAAGGGAGAGAAGTATGTGCGTTCCATGCCTAACGAAAGCAAGCACGACAATCTGCTCAATTTGCCCCGCGTGTGA
- a CDS encoding site-specific integrase, with the protein MAAKKFKLCRLVQENDGRFRVYWNTINPDGSTRNNKCRVKDRKEGLEKCRILEEELSQTGLVEETIIDPEDRIMIDRFYKTNPSISLAEFIRRYMSFVAHPKQSRTVMDLFKEWKKHKLLTASNRENIRLTLSRVNVFKEVFGKKIVSTIQKDEVEKWLYGLDIAEKTRQHYRAAVISFFKWCEIDMTNIKCPKAVRPEPGIYTVDEAVQILHYTKVHQNKMLAPLVIAMFCGVRLSEFEYITWEELDLSNPDEDGDFYLSGGKTGRRIVHLPNVAKKWLLTCEHTNGLVFDFGRCKKHVDRIYDAFRRTIPEYVEAKQNGYRHSYCTYKVTCFGNMASVADEMGNSIQMIRKHYYKPTRKKDAELYWKLTPEYVDSLNLD; encoded by the coding sequence ATGGCAGCGAAGAAGTTCAAATTATGCAGACTGGTTCAGGAGAACGACGGAAGGTTCCGCGTCTACTGGAATACCATCAACCCTGACGGTTCCACCAGGAACAACAAATGCAGGGTCAAGGACAGAAAGGAAGGTCTTGAGAAATGCCGGATCCTTGAAGAGGAGCTTTCACAAACCGGACTTGTAGAAGAAACAATCATCGATCCCGAAGACAGAATTATGATCGACCGGTTCTACAAAACCAATCCTTCCATCTCCCTGGCTGAATTCATCAGAAGATACATGAGCTTCGTCGCCCATCCCAAGCAAAGCAGGACAGTCATGGATCTTTTCAAGGAATGGAAAAAGCACAAGCTCCTGACGGCATCCAACAGGGAAAACATCCGCCTCACCCTCTCAAGAGTCAATGTCTTCAAGGAAGTATTCGGAAAGAAAATCGTCAGCACCATCCAGAAGGATGAAGTGGAAAAATGGCTCTATGGTCTGGATATAGCAGAAAAGACACGCCAGCATTACCGGGCAGCCGTCATCTCGTTCTTCAAATGGTGTGAAATCGACATGACCAACATCAAATGCCCCAAGGCTGTACGTCCTGAACCCGGCATTTATACAGTCGATGAAGCCGTCCAAATCCTCCATTACACGAAGGTACATCAAAACAAAATGCTCGCTCCGCTGGTCATCGCCATGTTCTGCGGAGTCAGGTTGTCCGAATTTGAATACATTACATGGGAGGAACTGGATTTGAGCAATCCCGATGAAGACGGAGACTTTTACCTGTCAGGAGGAAAAACCGGAAGACGCATTGTCCATCTCCCCAACGTTGCCAAAAAATGGCTTCTTACATGTGAACATACCAACGGACTTGTCTTTGATTTCGGACGATGCAAAAAACATGTCGACCGCATCTATGACGCCTTCAGGAGAACAATCCCTGAATACGTTGAAGCCAAGCAGAACGGATACCGGCACAGCTACTGCACCTATAAAGTTACCTGTTTCGGAAACATGGCCAGCGTAGCCGATGAAATGGGCAACAGCATCCAGATGATACGGAAGCATTACTACAAGCCTACCAGGAAAAAGGATGCGGAACTCTATTGGAAACTTACGCCTGAATACGTTGATTCACTCAATCTGGATTAA
- a CDS encoding helix-turn-helix domain-containing protein yields the protein MFAGKMRKRKRPFVPADKQDTRKLTAEEREKLRRKAVLLYKRENPVPAIARKLGIRPATVYRWINNYLNEGPVKYRENKRGRRPIPNKYTQKPWNEFVKELREYWATQEKKKPGVPENILLYRGKEFFEWCFGLTEGTRYVYYCQIRRKLDELKIRENDSVTLQDRDFLRRQYYDPGHHQTGWMKYCMFLLGRPFKSNSRNIWFKGI from the coding sequence ATGTTCGCAGGTAAAATGAGGAAAAGGAAACGGCCATTTGTCCCGGCGGATAAGCAGGACACGAGGAAGCTGACTGCGGAAGAACGGGAAAAACTCCGCAGGAAGGCGGTATTGCTCTATAAGAGGGAAAATCCTGTTCCGGCCATTGCAAGGAAACTGGGTATACGTCCTGCGACTGTCTATAGATGGATTAATAATTACCTGAACGAAGGTCCTGTCAAATACAGGGAGAATAAGAGGGGGAGGCGTCCTATCCCAAACAAATACACTCAAAAACCATGGAATGAATTTGTCAAGGAACTCAGGGAATATTGGGCAACCCAGGAGAAGAAGAAGCCGGGAGTCCCTGAAAATATATTACTATACAGGGGTAAAGAGTTCTTTGAATGGTGTTTCGGACTGACAGAAGGAACCAGGTACGTTTATTACTGCCAGATCAGGAGAAAGCTGGATGAACTGAAAATCCGCGAAAACGACTCGGTTACGCTACAGGACAGGGATTTTCTTCGGAGGCAATACTATGATCCGGGGCACCATCAAACCGGATGGATGAAGTACTGCATGTTCCTACTGGGAAGGCCGTTCAAATCCAACAGCAGGAACATCTGGTTCAAGGGAATTTAA
- a CDS encoding RNA-directed DNA polymerase, which translates to MGDSTDYYNLAIKNIAEYGDTDIFPYPVENALFFDDPGKIKSLLEDIDKNFNTWLSNYPIEAIQTCVPVGYTGYRWATLIDPIWNAYFLAQVLKISEKLEEKRISIDKDTVYSYRINFGKDSGKIFNSEINWRKFYEKSALICEGFNYVVKFDISDFYNRIYHHRLENALKRTEADADVIKKILTILQDISGNVSYGLPIGGNASRILAEILLNSMDQMLLIKRIKFCRYVDDYILFADSYEDAYKKLNLCAEFLLKNEGLALQKNKTQIMLKSEFISHVRATLEGEDREKNKEKVHFMNLHLHYDPYSITAAEDYETLKSQLNQYDIVSLIKSEIRKSRIHQAFGKQLLNAVRYLDNEQLNLAFIVIGENLDKLYPIYPSVMILAHKKLLLCEKSTIEKFIGQLCELVENDSYIIQSDNNASYTARVLSLVNLEISTQAIAKLSERTSELIRLNCLYAMINLKNEFWLSDRIKNFLAVGKFERRTLIAASYFLGDEGQHWRQHSREKFSKFETVFKDWVSSKSPLQNNWKLPL; encoded by the coding sequence ATGGGGGATTCAACCGACTATTATAATCTAGCCATCAAGAACATAGCTGAATATGGTGATACGGATATTTTTCCATATCCAGTTGAAAATGCACTTTTTTTCGATGATCCTGGGAAAATAAAATCCCTCTTGGAGGATATAGACAAAAATTTCAATACATGGCTAAGTAATTACCCAATAGAGGCTATTCAAACTTGTGTTCCAGTTGGATACACAGGTTATCGCTGGGCTACACTAATTGATCCTATATGGAATGCATATTTTCTCGCTCAAGTTTTGAAAATATCCGAAAAATTAGAGGAAAAGAGAATATCTATAGATAAAGATACAGTATATTCATATCGTATTAATTTTGGGAAAGATAGTGGAAAAATTTTCAACAGCGAAATAAATTGGCGCAAATTTTACGAAAAATCTGCATTAATATGCGAAGGATTTAATTATGTAGTAAAATTTGATATATCTGATTTTTATAATAGAATATATCATCATCGGTTAGAAAATGCACTAAAGAGAACAGAAGCTGACGCTGACGTCATAAAAAAAATATTAACTATACTACAAGATATTTCAGGCAATGTTTCTTATGGTTTACCAATAGGCGGCAATGCTTCTAGGATTTTAGCAGAGATCTTATTGAATTCGATGGATCAAATGCTGTTGATAAAAAGAATAAAATTCTGTCGATATGTAGATGATTATATTTTATTTGCTGATTCATATGAAGATGCATATAAAAAATTAAATTTATGTGCTGAATTTTTACTAAAAAATGAAGGATTAGCATTGCAAAAAAACAAGACTCAGATAATGCTGAAATCTGAATTTATTTCACATGTAAGAGCAACTTTAGAAGGAGAAGACCGTGAAAAGAATAAAGAAAAGGTTCATTTCATGAATCTTCATTTACATTATGACCCTTATTCTATAACTGCAGCAGAAGATTACGAGACATTGAAATCTCAATTAAACCAATATGATATAGTATCTTTAATAAAATCTGAAATAAGAAAAAGTAGAATACATCAAGCTTTTGGCAAACAACTGCTTAACGCAGTAAGATATCTAGATAATGAGCAACTTAATTTAGCCTTTATTGTAATAGGTGAAAATCTTGATAAATTGTATCCTATTTATCCTTCGGTTATGATACTAGCTCATAAGAAACTTCTTTTATGTGAGAAATCAACAATCGAAAAATTCATTGGGCAGTTATGTGAATTGGTAGAAAACGATTCTTATATAATACAATCAGATAATAATGCTTCATATACAGCACGAGTGCTTTCTTTAGTTAATTTAGAAATATCAACTCAAGCAATAGCAAAATTATCCGAACGAACTTCAGAATTAATTCGTTTAAATTGCTTATATGCCATGATTAATTTAAAAAATGAATTTTGGCTATCAGATAGAATTAAGAATTTTCTTGCAGTAGGAAAATTTGAGAGAAGAACCCTGATCGCTGCTTCCTATTTCCTCGGTGATGAGGGGCAACATTGGAGACAGCATTCTAGAGAAAAGTTTTCAAAATTTGAAACTGTATTTAAAGATTGGGTTTCTTCTAAGTCTCCATTACAAAATAACTGGAAATTACCATTATGA
- a CDS encoding autotransporter outer membrane beta-barrel domain-containing protein, producing MKLHLPTVLLAAVLACISQPLIATETINLNTHNWDQYVGDYGNPGSPQFDNVNLSLDGNWSVNLDKFYGPCWGSTDDGSYMLTGQGTMDFKNDSFIICGGSSDWPDSYNPPTGNAKYTISSGIVLKNVSLDAQLGAQVKFNGSLETSNKESPCSFFVDSTVDGPLSIIDLRNATIKDNDFVNLEFCRGIIIKDQYTVSANHGLKIWNDTSSQGSGILQGNLILSDGGEIALFTYGGHKYSNITITGTLSITGNTTVDFHSVSSPEDGFTSPETGTIVFYCKDITGETSLLKITESYRGTTTVSRNISDKKFVSIAQIDGRYALTLVDNGYDPGEPEQPGTIITDGKAPDTLSKDVVVSLSNGGNVDATEVTSGLNNSYVHGMGGSLVTGDSQTFTMAGSDTLGFSIVGENGNAGADIQVGQVGGNITDAAIVLTGGKYESKQVNVQSGLLEIAQNTVLGTTDSMLTVGVSNGSGNTVAASVNNRGTINNDVTINSGASLDNRNTVNGNVLVNGSSILSNNGTVKGEVTIAENGSVNGSGTFASTILQSNALLYVGNSPGFQQHNDLTLDNGSRLGFYLDGITAATLANHGSGTYSNLSVTNILNLNGTVNTEVEVGLGILAAGTEAFTLDLIQTEGTVSGNGDFVLSLDDKNHLLKEGSLLWNASTGTLSFIGQVDEAVAAALVGKDGSNIANSLWSSTSVVKNFGQTAVSQFKVTQPGDSNVWVSGLGDFVTMNSTSHADGFQYNGGGYATGIDYAWTKKFRAGIAFGQTFGTFKSDDNQASVKQDSIMTGLYANYLESINDNQNLGLSGYFAYGSVENKANTLVGNSSYLPGHAKWNDDVFTFGLKADWNIKVTDKTTLTPFIGIDYVHGSQESFTETYSNGSRQYRDGNMQVWSVPVGITVKKEVSVGGGQLLLPELTVAYVGDVSRTNPSVKSTIYGIDNKHAGSNPGRSAFMMNAGTNWIINQNWSVGAFYTLEARSSQVNQSASLSARYSF from the coding sequence ATGAAGTTACACCTGCCTACAGTACTGCTGGCGGCCGTGCTTGCCTGCATCTCGCAACCGCTCATCGCTACGGAAACAATCAACCTGAATACCCATAACTGGGATCAGTATGTCGGAGATTATGGAAATCCAGGATCTCCTCAATTTGATAACGTCAACCTAAGCCTTGACGGCAATTGGTCTGTTAATCTTGATAAATTTTACGGTCCATGCTGGGGATCAACGGATGACGGTTCCTATATGTTGACAGGACAAGGTACTATGGATTTCAAAAATGATTCCTTTATTATATGTGGAGGATCTTCCGATTGGCCTGATTCATATAATCCCCCTACTGGTAACGCCAAATATACCATCAGTTCTGGTATCGTTTTAAAAAATGTATCATTAGACGCACAGTTAGGGGCACAAGTGAAATTCAATGGTTCCCTCGAAACGAGCAACAAAGAATCTCCCTGCTCATTTTTTGTTGATTCTACTGTTGATGGCCCTTTATCTATCATTGATTTGAGAAACGCGACGATTAAGGATAACGACTTTGTTAATTTGGAATTTTGTCGAGGAATTATTATCAAAGATCAATATACTGTATCAGCTAACCATGGACTTAAGATTTGGAATGATACTTCATCTCAAGGAAGTGGAATTCTACAAGGGAATCTCATTCTTTCGGATGGCGGTGAGATAGCTCTATTTACATATGGTGGTCACAAATATTCTAACATAACTATAACTGGAACTTTATCTATTACAGGGAATACAACAGTTGATTTCCACTCTGTTTCTTCTCCGGAAGATGGTTTCACTAGCCCCGAGACGGGGACAATTGTATTTTACTGTAAAGATATTACTGGTGAAACTAGCCTTTTGAAGATTACTGAAAGTTATCGTGGAACCACCACAGTTTCCCGGAACATTAGTGACAAGAAATTCGTATCCATCGCCCAGATAGACGGACGTTATGCCCTGACGCTGGTTGACAATGGATACGATCCCGGGGAACCGGAACAACCAGGAACCATTATTACGGATGGTAAGGCTCCCGACACTCTTTCCAAGGATGTTGTCGTCTCTTTGAGTAATGGAGGAAACGTCGATGCGACGGAGGTTACCAGCGGACTCAACAATTCCTATGTCCATGGAATGGGAGGAAGCTTGGTGACCGGTGATTCACAAACATTTACCATGGCAGGATCAGACACCCTCGGATTCAGCATTGTTGGAGAAAATGGAAATGCAGGCGCAGACATTCAGGTCGGTCAGGTTGGAGGAAACATTACCGATGCCGCCATTGTTTTGACCGGAGGCAAATACGAATCCAAACAGGTCAATGTTCAGAGCGGTCTTCTGGAAATTGCTCAAAACACTGTGCTTGGAACGACTGATTCCATGCTGACCGTTGGAGTTTCCAATGGTTCAGGAAATACTGTCGCCGCTTCCGTCAACAACAGGGGAACAATCAACAATGATGTTACTATCAATTCAGGCGCATCCCTGGACAACAGGAATACCGTCAATGGAAATGTTCTGGTCAATGGATCATCCATTCTGAGCAACAATGGGACAGTAAAGGGAGAAGTGACAATTGCGGAAAACGGTTCTGTCAATGGCAGCGGTACATTCGCCTCGACCATTCTCCAATCCAACGCTCTGCTCTATGTCGGCAATAGTCCGGGATTCCAGCAGCACAATGATCTGACTTTGGATAATGGTTCAAGGCTTGGTTTCTACTTGGACGGGATTACTGCCGCTACCTTGGCGAACCATGGTTCAGGCACCTATTCCAATCTTTCCGTGACTAACATACTGAATTTGAATGGAACAGTGAATACCGAAGTAGAAGTTGGTCTTGGCATTTTGGCCGCAGGAACGGAAGCGTTTACTCTGGATCTTATCCAAACGGAAGGAACAGTTTCCGGGAACGGCGATTTTGTCCTTTCCCTGGATGATAAAAACCATCTACTGAAGGAAGGAAGCCTGCTCTGGAATGCGTCTACAGGGACATTGAGTTTTATTGGACAAGTGGACGAAGCTGTAGCTGCCGCTCTGGTCGGAAAGGACGGATCCAATATCGCCAATTCCTTGTGGTCGAGTACAAGCGTCGTCAAGAACTTCGGTCAAACGGCTGTTTCTCAATTCAAGGTCACCCAACCGGGAGATTCCAATGTATGGGTAAGCGGTTTGGGTGATTTCGTTACCATGAACTCCACCTCTCATGCAGACGGCTTCCAGTACAACGGAGGCGGGTATGCGACAGGGATTGACTACGCCTGGACGAAGAAATTCCGCGCCGGCATTGCCTTCGGTCAAACATTCGGAACGTTCAAATCCGACGACAACCAGGCATCCGTCAAGCAGGACAGTATCATGACCGGCCTGTACGCCAATTATCTGGAATCCATCAATGATAATCAAAACCTGGGATTGAGCGGATATTTCGCCTATGGTTCCGTGGAAAACAAGGCAAACACCCTTGTCGGTAATTCCTCATACCTTCCCGGTCATGCAAAATGGAACGACGACGTGTTCACATTCGGACTTAAAGCCGACTGGAACATCAAAGTCACTGACAAGACCACATTGACGCCGTTCATTGGAATTGATTACGTCCATGGATCGCAGGAAAGCTTCACGGAAACATATTCCAACGGCAGCCGCCAATACAGGGACGGTAATATGCAGGTATGGAGTGTTCCGGTAGGCATCACGGTTAAAAAGGAAGTATCGGTCGGAGGAGGACAGCTTCTTCTTCCCGAACTGACAGTCGCCTATGTCGGTGATGTATCCAGAACAAATCCTTCGGTCAAATCCACCATTTACGGCATCGACAACAAGCACGCAGGAAGCAATCCGGGCAGAAGCGCCTTCATGATGAATGCAGGAACCAACTGGATCATCAACCAGAACTGGAGCGTAGGAGCATTTTACACGCTGGAAGCCAGAAGCAGCCAGGTGAATCAATCAGCCTCACTTTCGGCAAGATACAGCTTCTAA
- a CDS encoding nucleotidyl transferase AbiEii/AbiGii toxin family protein gives MSKEHPANKAASIRDKLYNLSRKNGRNFQEIVQYYAMERFLYRLGQSEFQHSFVLKGALMLRVWNVPQARATMDIDLLGTLDNSASFIEACIQKILDVPVPDDGLSFDPESVTSMEITQESDYRGRRILFFGYLERMRIRMKIDIGFSDIVLPAPIPIHFPTALDMNPPMLQGYTRESAIAEKFHAMVFLGLQNSRMKDFYDIYVLSSHHSFEGNLLSRSLQATFERRHLDIPSSLIITSSSFLKMKEVQWTAFLKKFPVSLLSGIPVHLKEVVQRISFFLLPPCEALLSKASFEKTWNPSTGSWDESMS, from the coding sequence ATGAGCAAGGAACATCCCGCCAACAAGGCCGCTTCAATAAGAGACAAGCTTTACAACCTGTCTCGGAAAAACGGACGGAATTTCCAGGAAATCGTTCAGTACTATGCGATGGAGAGATTCCTGTACCGTCTGGGACAATCTGAATTTCAACATAGTTTTGTCCTCAAAGGAGCGCTTATGCTGCGCGTCTGGAATGTTCCACAGGCAAGGGCAACAATGGATATAGACTTGTTGGGCACATTGGATAATAGCGCTTCATTCATTGAGGCGTGCATTCAAAAGATTCTGGACGTACCCGTGCCGGATGACGGGCTGTCATTTGATCCAGAGTCGGTGACTTCCATGGAAATAACCCAGGAATCGGATTACCGGGGACGCCGCATTTTGTTTTTCGGGTATCTGGAACGGATGAGAATCCGGATGAAGATTGACATAGGCTTTTCCGATATTGTTCTGCCGGCTCCCATTCCCATTCATTTTCCTACGGCGCTGGATATGAATCCACCCATGTTGCAGGGATATACACGGGAAAGCGCTATTGCTGAAAAATTCCATGCCATGGTTTTCCTGGGACTTCAAAATTCCAGGATGAAGGATTTTTATGACATTTATGTTCTGTCCAGCCATCATTCGTTTGAAGGAAATCTTCTAAGCCGATCCCTCCAGGCTACTTTTGAAAGGCGCCATCTGGATATTCCATCCTCTTTGATAATAACGTCTTCTTCATTCCTGAAAATGAAGGAGGTGCAATGGACTGCCTTTCTAAAGAAATTTCCCGTCTCTCTGCTTTCCGGGATTCCGGTTCATTTGAAAGAGGTCGTTCAAAGGATTTCGTTTTTCCTGCTACCTCCATGCGAAGCATTATTGTCCAAGGCTTCTTTCGAGAAAACCTGGAATCCGTCGACTGGCAGCTGGGATGAATCAATGTCGTGA
- a CDS encoding M60 family metallopeptidase, which yields METPANAYISYFSNDADTAPKIPVHFVTGKVNGYFDTTRGDTNEDWVRLLDQAVSPIMDARGKYIQVAYPVEFLKKFTRDRGTELINAYDKLIGIQYQLMGLEKYGKIPKNRVFARVNFNYYMFRDGDGVAYLGDNGTMRMVTDPENVLKGDACWGFSHEVGHVMQMRPMTWGGMTEVSNNIFSLQAAAKTGNESRLKRQGSYDKARKEIIDGKIAYLQSKDVFNKLVPLWQLHLYFTKNGHPDFYPDVMEYLRNNAGNYGGNDTIKYQFEFIKACCDVTKTDLTDFFEKWGFFKTGQFHIGDYANYDFTVTPEMVTETKKWITDKSYPKSQTDITGISE from the coding sequence GTGGAAACGCCCGCCAACGCCTACATCAGCTACTTCAGCAACGATGCCGACACGGCGCCGAAAATCCCAGTCCATTTCGTGACGGGCAAAGTCAACGGCTACTTCGACACCACCCGGGGCGATACCAACGAAGACTGGGTACGCCTGCTTGACCAGGCCGTCTCCCCGATCATGGACGCCCGGGGAAAATACATCCAGGTTGCTTACCCCGTTGAATTCCTGAAAAAATTCACCAGGGACCGCGGGACAGAACTGATCAACGCCTACGACAAACTGATCGGCATCCAATACCAGCTGATGGGCCTTGAGAAATACGGCAAAATCCCGAAAAACCGCGTCTTTGCCCGTGTGAACTTCAACTACTACATGTTCCGCGATGGCGATGGAGTCGCCTACCTGGGAGACAACGGCACCATGCGGATGGTAACCGATCCGGAAAACGTCCTCAAGGGCGACGCCTGCTGGGGCTTCTCCCACGAAGTAGGTCACGTCATGCAAATGCGCCCAATGACCTGGGGCGGCATGACGGAGGTCAGCAACAATATTTTCTCTCTGCAAGCCGCCGCCAAAACAGGCAACGAAAGCCGCTTGAAGCGCCAAGGCAGCTACGACAAAGCGCGCAAAGAAATCATCGACGGAAAAATCGCCTACCTGCAATCAAAGGATGTCTTCAACAAGCTGGTCCCCCTGTGGCAACTCCATCTTTACTTTACCAAAAACGGGCATCCCGACTTCTACCCTGACGTCATGGAATACCTGCGCAACAACGCGGGAAACTACGGAGGGAATGATACCATCAAATACCAGTTCGAATTCATCAAAGCATGCTGCGACGTCACAAAAACCGACCTAACCGACTTCTTCGAGAAATGGGGCTTCTTCAAAACCGGACAATTCCATATCGGCGACTATGCCAATTATGATTTCACCGTCACCCCCGAAATGGTGACTGAAACGAAAAAATGGATTACCGATAAAAGCTACCCAAAATCCCAAACTGACATAACCGGAATAAGTGAATAG
- a CDS encoding type IV toxin-antitoxin system AbiEi family antitoxin domain-containing protein: MTIPAPIKDFFRNKGGVIRRGELLPALMTARMLQKYMEMGIIRRWGRGFYCLNDESLPYEPEMLMVARRYPAAVICLVSALSFHDMTTQIPHAVDIAIPYQGNAPRSSYPLVHTFRFRDAIYEAGIETHDMQGVPLKVYNMEKTLVDVFRFRNRVGMDVFLEALKMYANNHPVNLPLIHEYAALRGVTRTIMPYLETLV, encoded by the coding sequence ATGACTATCCCTGCTCCAATCAAAGATTTTTTCCGTAACAAAGGCGGTGTTATCCGGAGGGGGGAACTTCTTCCTGCGCTGATGACCGCAAGAATGCTGCAGAAATATATGGAGATGGGGATTATCCGAAGATGGGGACGAGGCTTTTACTGTCTTAACGATGAAAGCCTGCCTTACGAGCCGGAAATGCTCATGGTTGCCAGGAGATATCCTGCTGCGGTTATTTGCCTTGTGTCGGCGCTTTCATTCCATGACATGACGACACAAATTCCCCATGCGGTTGATATTGCCATTCCTTACCAGGGGAATGCTCCCAGGTCTTCCTATCCACTCGTGCACACATTCCGGTTTCGTGATGCCATTTATGAAGCGGGCATTGAAACACATGACATGCAAGGAGTGCCTCTGAAAGTCTACAATATGGAAAAGACTCTGGTGGACGTGTTCCGTTTCAGGAACAGGGTCGGAATGGATGTATTTCTGGAAGCCCTCAAAATGTACGCGAATAATCATCCCGTCAATCTTCCCCTCATTCATGAATATGCCGCTCTTCGCGGAGTTACCCGAACGATCATGCCTTATCTGGAAACACTCGTATGA
- a CDS encoding helix-turn-helix transcriptional regulator, whose amino-acid sequence MSKQNVLKELGERIRNERKAQGFSQEGFAHVTNLDRSYYGSIERGERNITFYTICEIAEKLNRDVAFFCQDIPPIKPGK is encoded by the coding sequence ATGTCCAAGCAAAATGTACTCAAGGAATTAGGAGAAAGGATCAGAAACGAGAGAAAAGCCCAGGGATTCTCTCAGGAAGGATTTGCGCATGTTACCAATTTGGATAGAAGCTACTACGGCAGCATTGAAAGGGGAGAGCGCAACATCACATTTTATACCATCTGCGAAATCGCAGAAAAACTGAATAGGGATGTAGCTTTTTTCTGTCAGGATATTCCTCCTATCAAGCCAGGGAAATAA